The genome window TGTCCAAGGTATGGGAATAGACGAGGACGCACTAGAGTACCACCGGACGGATCCACCCGGAAAGATCGAAATATCGACGACGAAGCCGACGAACACCCAGCGAGACCTCTCGCTCGCGTACTCGCCGGGCGTCGCAGCACCCTGTCTCGAGATCGACGACGACGAGACGGAAGCGTACACGTACACCGCCAAAGGGAATCTCGTCGGTGTCGTCTCGAACGGAACAGCCGTCCTCGGACTCGGTGACATCGGCGCGCAGGCCTCGAAGCCGGTTATGGAGGGGAAAGGCGTCCTGTTCAAGCGATTCGCCGACATCGACGTCTTCGACGTAGAACTCGACGAGGACGACCCTCACAAGGTCGTCGAGGCCTGTAAGATGATGGAGCCGACGTTCGGCGGGATCAACTTAGAGGACATCAAAGCCCCCGAGTGTTTCACCATCGAGGAGCGACTGCGCGAGGAGATCGACATTCCCGTCTTCCACGACGATCAACACGGGACAGCGATCATCTCCGGTGCGGCACTGCTCAACGCCGCCGATATCGCCGAAAAAGACCTCGAGGACCTCGAGATCGTCTTCTCCGGTGCGGGTGCGAGTGCAATCGCGACGGCGAAGTTCTACGTCTCGCTTGGTTGCCGAGAAGAGAACATCACGATGTGTGACTCCACGGGGATCATCACGGAAGCCCGCGCCGAACGCGGCGAGGTCAACGAGTACAAACGCCAGTTTGCCCAGGACGGCCCCGAGGGCGACCTCGCGGACGCGATGGAAGGCGCAGACGTCTTCGTCGGTCTCTCGATCGGCGGCATCGTCTCCCAGGAGATGATCCAGTCGATGGGAGACAATCCGATCGTCTTCGCGATGGCCAACCCCGACCCCGAGATCGGCTACGAGGAAGCCAAAACGGCTCGCGACGACGACGTAATCATGGCGACCGGCCGCTCTGATTACCCCAATCAGGTCAACAACGTCCTCGGCTTCCCGTTTATCTTCCGTGGTGCACTCGACGTCCGGGCAACCGAGATCAACGAGGAGATGAAAGTCGCCTGCGCCGAAGCGCTCGCCGAACTCGCCCGCGAGGACGTTCCCGACGCCGTCGTCAAAGCCTACGGCGACGAACCCCTCCAGTTCGGCCCCGACTACATTATCCCGAAGCCCGTCGACCCGCGCGTGCTGTTCCGGGTCGCGCCGTCGATTGCCGAAGCCGCGATGGACTCCGGTGCCGCCCGAACCGAGATCGACCTCGAGGAGTACGAAGAAGAACTCGAGGCCAGACTCGGCAAGTCCCGCGAGATGATGCGGGTCATCCTCAACAAGGCGAAAAGCGACCCCAAGACGGTCGCGCTTGCGGAGGGCGAAAACGAGAAGATGATCCGGGCGGCCTACCAGCTTCAGGAACAGGGCATCGCGTTGCCGATTCTCATCGGCGACGAAAGCGAGATTCGCCAGACCGCTGCGAACCTCGGTCTCGACTTCGAGCCCCGTGTCGCGGATCCGGCTGTCGGCGACTACGAGGCCTACGCCGAACGGCTCCACGAACTCAGACAGCGAAAGGGGATCACCCGAACCGAGGCGGGCGAACTCATCGAACGCGACTCGAACTACTTCGGGAGCATCATGGTCGAGCAGGGCGACGCCGACGCGCTCCTGACGGGGCTGTCGTATCACTACCCGTCCGCGCTGCGGCCGCCGTTGCAGGTCATCGGCACCGCAGACGACGTCGACTACGCCGCTGGCGTCTACCTGCTGACGTTCAAAAACCGCGTGATCTTCGTCGCAGACGCGACGGTCAATCAGGCCCCAGACGAGGAGGTCCTCGCCGAAGTGACGAAACAGACCGGCAAACTCGCCCGCCGGTTCGACGTCGAGCCACGTGCGGCATTGCTGTCGTACTCGAACTTCGGCAGCGTCGACAACGAAGGCACTCGCAAGCCCCGGCGTGCCGCAAGTATGCTGCAAGACGACCCCGAAGTCGACTTCCCCGTCGATGGTGAGATGCAAGCCGACACGGCCGTCGTCGATGACATCCTCGAGGGTACGTACGGCTTTTCGGAACTCGAGGAGCCGGCGAACGTGCTTGTCTTCCCGAACCTCGAGTCGGGCAACATCGGCTACAAGCTGCTCCAGCGACTCGGTGGTGCCGAGGCCGTCGGCCCGATGCTCGTCGGGATGGACGAGCCAGTTCACGTCCTCCAGCGCGGCGACGAGGTCAAAGACATCGTCAACCTCGCCGCCGTCGCGGTCGTCGACGCACAGAAAAAATAGACACCGCGAACGACGGGGCGATCCGCCCTCGAACGCGCCCCACCTTCGTCGACGGCTCGAGTCGTCGACTGCCTGGCGCACTCGAGTCGCCGATCGCCCGAAACGGAACCCTAAACCCCGACGAATCCGAACTCCGGCCATGGAACGAACGACACTCGAGGTAGCTGGAATGGCCTGTGATGGCTGTGAAGCGACCGTGACGGACGCACTCGAGGCGCTCGATGGCGTCTCGTCGGCGAGCGCCGACCACGAAGCCGACGAAGTTCACATCGAACACGACGCCGCGGCGGTCGACGAGGCGGCACTCGCTGTGGCAATCAGCGATGCGGGCTACGAGACCGCGATCTGATCGGCGTATCGATCGAAACCGGTCAGACAGCCGTCAGACGGCGACTGGCAACCTATTTTCCATCGGAGCCTGAACCGTACGGCATGGAAAGTCTCAACCGGATGGCGATCGAGCTGGTCGACGAGGCCCTCGAGTACGCCGAGGAGCTAACCATCGGCGGCTATGACCTCGAGAACGACGCGACAGTACTGGACTTTGGGCTGGAGTTCGACGGCGGGTTCGAGGCTGGACTGTTGTTGACGGAGATCCAGACCGCTGGACTCGCGACGCCGAGTCGATACCTCGGGACGGTCGGGGGCGCGCCAATCCCGTACGTCGAACTGTCGACCGACCAGCCCGCGCTCTCGTTGCTGTGTTCACAGAAAGCCAGTTGGGAGCTTACGACCGAGGATTTCGAGGGGCTTGGCAGCGGGCCAGCGAGAGCGCTGGTCGCTCGAGAAGAGGAGTTTCGCCGGGTTGGCTACACGGACGCGTTCGACCTGACGGCGCTTGCGGTCGAGACGGAGCAGGACCCGACCGCGTCCGCCGCCGAACAGGTCGCCCAGCTCGCAGAGGTCGAGACGAGCAGCGTCTTCTTGCTCGCCTACCGAACGTCGAGTCTCGTCGGCAGCGTTACGAACGCCGCCCGCGCGGCCGAACTGGCGACGTTCCGGCTGGCCGAACTGGGCTACGACCCGGTTGACATCGTCTCCGCGACCGGTCGGGCACCGGTAGCACCCGTCGCCGGTGACGAACAGACTGCAATCGCCCGGACGAACGATGCGATCGCCTACGGCGGGACGGCCCACCTGACCGTTCGGGCGGACGACGACGTCTTCGATGCGGTCCCATCGACGGCAGCCGACGAGCACGGCCGGCCGTTCGAGGCGATCTTCGACGACGTCGACTGGGAGTTCGCGGACGTCCCGTCCGATCTCTTCGCGCCCGCGAAGGTGGCGGTCGACGTGGTCGGCGGCCCGACGTACGTCTACGGCGAGACCGACGAGGACCTGCTCGTCGAGTCGTTCGACCTGTAGTGAGGGTCCACACCCCGACCAGTCGGTAGACTAACATCTATGTGCGACCAGTATCGACCGTGAAACGAAGAAGAGTCCTGGCAGTCTTTCCCCTCGTTGTGAGTCTATCGGCCTGTCTGGACGGCGGTCGTGACACGATAGACGCGTCCGCCGAGGACGCGATGCTAGCGGTGACGGTCGCAGCGGAATTTATGGGAACTGTCGTCCTCGAGGCCGATTGTCGGGACGAAACGTACCATCTCGAGCCCGGTGATGAACTGCGGATCGAACGAGCGCACGACGACGAGACCTGTTCGTACGACCTCCGGATCGACGACGACACAGTCCGTCGGGAGACCGTGGACGCGACGGAAGCCGTCACGTTGCGGGTCACCGGGAGTGGATCAATCGCAGGCGCGACGGCTCCGGCGTGAGCCAGACGGGAAACGACGTGCGGCGGTCGGTTACGGTTCTCGGCGGTAATCGACGATCAGGGTTCCGGCTCGAACGAGGACGTAGAGCAGCGACGTAACCAGGGTGACGACGAGGATAGCGTTTCCGAGAACGCTGACCGACAGGAGGACTTCCGAGAGGGGGAGCGGAACGTCGAGCAGCCGAAATGGGAGCGTCAGCACTCGAAACGCGACTGTCACGACGAGCGCGACGACGATCCAGGCGAAGAGGATCCCGGCTACGACTACCGATTCGGAGAGCGCCCACCGGAGACGGCCGCGGGTGGAATTGGGGAGCATCGGCCGAGAAAAGGTCCCGTCACGTGAAAATTATATCCATAGCTACTGTTCGGGGTACATCGCTGAGTGAAAGCGCACGATCTTGTGAGTGGCCGAACGATCTCAGTGCATTGGGTGGACGTCGGTTACCGTGCCGACGCCCTTGCTGCGGCCCTCGCGGAAGACGAACTTCTGGCCCTCCTCGACGAGGTAGGGGCGGAATTTGAATCGGACGGTGGTTTCGCCCGTATCGCCGGGTAAGAGACGGCCGTCTTCGGGGTGAAACGCCGCCGCTTCGCCGATCGTCTCGAGGTGGACGACGGGTTCATAGCCCTCGCCAATACGGGTGGGGTGGTTGAGCACCATGACTTCGGCTTCGAACTCTCTGACCGGAACCGGGTCGGCGTCGCGTGGCAACAGGACCATGCCGCGTTCGATGGCGCTCTCGCTGATCCCTTTGAGGGCGATACCGACGATACGTCCGGCCTGGGCCTGGTCGACGCGGTGATAGTGCATTTCGATCGAACGCACTTCGACCTCCTCGAACCGGCCGTCGGGCATCGGCCCGAGCAGGAGTTCGTCGCCAGCTTTGACTTCGCCGGACATCACCGTCCCCGAGGCGACTGCGCCGACGCCGGTCACCGAGTAACTGCGGTCGACGTACATCCGGAACTCACCGGTGTCCTGAGACGTCTTTGGAAGCCGGTCGAACAGTTCGTCGAGCGTCTCGAGGCCATCCATCGTGATCGCGCTCGTCTCGACGACGGGGACGACGCGCTCGCCGATCTCCTCGATGGCGGCGTCGACGCCGTGGCGGGAGACGCGAAGTGGCGATTTTTCGACCTCGCGGAGCAGTCGTTCGACCTCGCGTTCGACTTCCTCGACGCGCTCGTCGGTGACGGCATCGGTCTTCGTGATGGCGACGATCGTCGGGAGTTCGGTCGCGAGCAACACGCCGAGGTGTTCGCGGGTCGTCCGCGTCGGGCCGTCGTCGGCGGCGACGACTAACAGGCCGTAGTCGAGTTTCTGCCCGACGAGCCCGCGGATCGTCGTTCGAAGCCAGGGCTCGTGGCCGACGGTGTCGACGAACGAGACGAGCCGATCGGCCTCTTCGACGACCGCCGCCCGATCGTCCTTGCGGTTTGGGTTTCGGACGTGAATCGGCCCGTCGTCGTCGAAGCCGTAGACGGCATACGAGAGGTCCGCCGAGAGGCCGCGTTCGACTTCGTGTGGCTGGACGTCGAGGAACGCTCGAGTGGCTCCGTCGCCGTCGTCCGACCGGCCGGTGACGAGCGAGCCAACGAGCGTGCTCTTGCCGTGGTCGACGTGGCCCGCCGTCCCGACCACGACGTGTTCGTCGTCGGTCTCGAGGACGCCTCCCTCCCGGACCAGTGCGACGCCGACGAGGCCGTCCTCGATGCCCCACGTCTGGACGTCGTCGATGTGTGCCTCGGCCTCTTCGGCGAGCAACGAGAGGACGTCCATCGTCTCCGAAAACGTCTCCGGATCGATTCCGGCGAGGCCACCGTCGTCGGTGACTCCGATGACGTAGGTCGCCTCGCCGTCACCCGATAAGAGTCGATGTCTGAGTTGTGCCGCCAGGCTCTCCCGTCGTCCACCCTCGAGGTGGACGTCCCGTGAGAGTCGTTCCTTGAACTCGACGTTGCCACCGTCCTGTTCGCCACGGTCCAGGGCTCGCTCGAGGAGAGCCCGGTCACGGCTCATACTCCCTGGTAGCGGCCCGCACAGCAAAAGCCTTCTCGTCGCGTGGTACCGAGAGACACATATTCGGCCGCAGCCTGGCGGGCCGGGAAGCCGGTTCACATCGTTGGGTATCGGCTACTTCGCAGCGGGGATCGACATTGTGGCATGAACACTGCCGTCCTCTGGTTTCGCGATGATCTCCGACTGACCGACAACCCGACGCTCACGGCCGCACTCGAGGCCGTCGACGAGGTCGTCCCGGTGTACGTGGTCGATCCGCAGCGTCGTCGGACGAGTCGCTATGGACCCCGAAAGCTCGGCGCTCATCGGGCGCGATTCCGACTCGAGTCCGTCCGTGACCTGCGTGAGTCGATCCGTACCCGTGGCGGGGACTTGCTCGTCCGTGAAGGGCGACCGGCAGCGGTCGTCTCCGAGTTAGCCGAGCGGGTGGACGCGGATGCCGTCTACGCCCAGACGAAGCCAGCGACCGAAGAACGGGCCGACACCGAAGCCGTTCGGGCGGCGCTACCCGACGGGACTACGTTTCACGGCCACTGGACCCACACGCTGTATCACCCTGACGACCTTCCGACCCCGGTCGGAGGCATCGACGACACCTTCACGCCCTGGCGACACGAGGTCGAAGACGACGCTTCCGTCCGTGACCCACTCGAGCCACCGGAGTCGATTCGGACGCCCGAACTCGAGTCCGGTGACGTGCCGACGCTTGCCGACCTCGGACTCGAGGAGCCGCCCAGCGACGACCGGGCCGTTCTGGCGTTCGAGGGCGGTGAAACGGCGGGCAAACGACGAGTTGAGCGATACCTCTGGGATCGAGACCGGCTGAAAACGTACAAACAGACCCGAAACGGGCTTCTCGGAGCCGATTACTCCTCGAAGTTCTCGCCGTGGCTGGCTGCGGGCTGTCTCTCGCCCCGCTGGATCAATCGAGAGGTGGCCCGCTACGAGCGCGAGCGCGTCGCCAACGAGGACACATACTGGCTCGTCTTCGAGTTGCTGTGGCGTGATTTCTTCCAGTTTCAGTTCGCGAAATACGGCGGCGCGTTCTTCACCGAAACCGGCATCCGAGACGTCGAGAAACGCTGGCGACGCGACCGCGAGCGGTTTCGCCGATGGGCCGACGGCGAGACCGGCGTCCCCTTCGTCGACGCGAACATGCGCGAACTCGAGCGCACCGGCTACCTCTCGAATCGTGGCCGACAGAACGTCGCCTCGTTTCTGGTCGACGCCCTCGAAGTGGACTGGCGATGGGGTGCAGCGCATTTCGAGCGCCATCTCGTCGACTACGACGTCGCATCGAACTGGGGCAACTGGGCCTATCAGGCTGGCGTCGGCAACGACTCGCGCGACGGCTACTTCGACGTCCTCTGGCAGGCCGACCGCTACGACCCCGATGCCGAGTACGTGACGACGTGGCTCCCAGAACTCGAGGGGCTCCCGTCCGAGTACGCCCACTGGCCGTGGCGACTCGACGACGACGAGTCACGGGGGTATGGAGTCGAACCCGGCGTCGACTACCCGCGACCGATGATCGACGTCGAGGATCGGTTCAGGGAACTCGATAACAGATAGCCGCTCGAGCGTTCACAGTTTCCCGCCGTCAGCCAGTTGGCGCAGCTCCGTGACGCGGTCGCGAATCGCCTCGAGATCGTCCGCCTCCCGCTTGCGGTCGACGTGTGAGTAGAGCATGGCCATCCGGTGATTCGATCGGAGGTCGTCCTCGTTTCGCGCGAGGAAGTCCCAGTAGAGGGTGTTAAACGGACAGGCGTCCTCGCCGGTTGTGGCGTCCTCGTCGTACGGACAACCCGCACAGTAATCGGACATCTTGTCGACGTAGTTCGCCGAGGAGACGTACGGTTTGGTCGCGAAGATGCCGTGGCCGTACTGTCCCATCTCCACCACGTTCGGGGTCGTTACCCAGTGATAGGCGTCGACGAACGTCGCGTGAAACCACTCGTTGAGCTGGCTGGGCTCGACACCCCACAGCGTCGCGAAGTTCGCGAGCACCATCAGCCGCTGGATGTGGTGGGCATACCCTCGTGCGTGGACGTCGTCGACGGCCCCGCCGAGACAGGCCATCGACGTCTCGCCCGTCCAGTAGGCGTCGGGCAGCTCGTGGGTCGCCTCGAGTTGGTTCGCCGTCGCCAGTTCGGGCATCGAGTGGCGGTAGACGTGGCGGACGAACTCGCGCCAGCCGAGCAGTTGGCGGATACAGCCTTCCGCGGAGGCCAATCCGACCTCCGGGCGGGTCTCGAATGCCTCCTCGACGGCCTCGATCACTTCGAGCGGGTGGAGCAACCCGAGGTTCACCGCCGGGGACAACAGGGCGTGGCTCATCGCCCAGTCGTCCTCGCGGATCGCGTCCTGATAGGGGCCGAACGTCGGGAGTCGATGCTCGAGGAAGTGTCGAAGCGCTATGGCAGCCTGACGACGGGTGACGGGCCAGGCGAAGTCCTCCGACCGACCCCAGGTGTCGAACTCCGTCGAAACCCACGCTGCCGTCCGTTCCGTCACCGGGTCGGACTCGAACGTGGGGGCCGGCGGGACGTCCCAGTCGGCGGGCGGGACCTTCCGATTCTCCTCGTCGTAGTTCCAGGCCCCACCGACGGGCTCGTCGTCGTCCATCAGGATTCCCGTCTCGCGGCGCATCCAGCGGTAGAACCGCTCGTGGGTGAATCCGTCGTCGCCGTCTGCCCACTCGTCGAACGCCGCCCGCGTGCTGAGAAACCCCTCGTTCTCGACGAAGCGACACTCGCCGCCGGCTTCCTCGACGAGCGTCTCGAACCGGCGTTCCGAGCCGTAGCTCGGCGAGCGCATCGCCACCAGCGTCGTCTCCGGATAGTCCGTAAAGAACGTCGACAGCGCCTCGCCGAAGGTCTCGGCCTCGAGATAGATCACGTCGTAGCCTGCCTCCGTTAGTCGGCCGCGAAACCGCCGCATCGCCGAAAAGACCAGCGTGAGTTTGTGATGGTGATACGGCAAGCGGCGAGCGAAGCCGTGGGCCTCGATTAGCAGTACACGAGCGCCATCGGGGGCACGAGCCAGCGGACCCCATTGCTTCGTTAGTTGGGTTCCGAGCAGCCAGGGAACCTCGTCGTCACCGACCTCGTACGTCGGTGAGTCACCGACTGTGGGGTGGTACATACGGAGAGGTTGACCCAGACCGACAAAACTCCCGACGGCAACTACGGAGGGCCTACTGGGTGTCGGCTCGACACGGGCATCTCGAGGCCGATGCCTCAGGGACCGCCGCAACCCCCAATCGGTCAGGCTAAGTGTCCGTGCCCACTCCGACCGAAAAGAGTAGGAACTCGTGACGATTCGCTGGCGATACCGGGAGACGGTCCTCGCGCTGTGTACCCTCGCGTTCTTCGTGACGATGGTGGGGCGATTAGCGATCAGTCCCGTTATTCCCGACGTCGTCGAGACGTTTACGGTCTCTAATGCGACCGTCGGGCTCGCGCTTACGGGGATGTGGCTCGCCTACGGCCTCGCCCAGTACCCGAGCGGCGTTCTCGCTGACCGTCACGGCGAGAAGCTGATCATCCTGATCGCCGTCGGTGGCTCGGCGGCGGCCGCGTTCGCCGTCTCGATCACGCCGGTCTTCGCGCTGTTTTTCCTCGCGACGGTTCTCCTCGGCGGGGTCGCGGGGCTGCACTACAGCGTTGCGACGACGCTGCTCGCACGGACCTACGACAACGTCGGGACCGCCGTCGGCGTCCACAACACCGGCGCGACGATCGCCGGACTGGTAACCCCCGTCGCCGTCGCCGCGGTCGCCGTCCGATACGGCTGGCGACCCGCTATCGCTGCGGTCGCCGTCATCGGAATACCAGCCGCGATCCTCTTCGCCTGGAAGGTCAGACCGACCGAGCCGCGTCGCCCCGACGAGCCGCTCCGCGAGCGGTTCCAGCTCGGTCCCGTCGTTGCGCTCCTCTCGAGGCCGCCTATCGCGTTCACGCTCGTCATCGCCATCGTGGGTGAGTTCGCCTGGCAGGGGACGGCATCGTTCCTGCCGACGTTCCTCATCGAACACCGCGACGCGTCGACGACGCTCGCTGGCGCGCTCTTTTCGCTTTACTTCGTCGTCCAGGGTGTCGGTCAGATCGGCGTCGGAGCCGTCTCCGACCGGGTCGGTCGTGACTGGGCGCTCGCCGGCTGTATGCTCGCTGGCGTTGTCGGCTTCGGCCTCCTCGTCACCGCTGTGGATCTCGTCGCAATCGTCGTCGCCGTGACGTTCATCGGCGTCGCCATGAGCTTCGGTGCCGCACTCATGCCGCGGTTTCTGCGAGAGTTCTCCGCCGAAGAGCAAAACGCTGGCTTCGGCCTCGTTCGGACGGTGTACATGATCGTCGCCTCGATGGGATCGGTCGTCGTCGGCCTGCTCGCCGACCTCTTCGGCTGGGCCGTCGCCTTTGGCTTTCTCGGGGCCATGCTCGCCGCCGTCTTCCTCGCGCTGGTGCTCAATCACACGCTCGAGTTAGGGTACTGACTGTCGCCTCCCCCCGTGCGCACTGGTTTCAAGACGCTCGAGCGTCTAGCACACCCATGAGCGTCAGCGGCCTCTGTCAGATCTGCGAATCACGGCCCGCCCAGGACCGCTGTGAAAACTGTGGGACGTTCGCCTGTCGCGCCCACTACGA of Natrarchaeobaculum sulfurireducens contains these proteins:
- the mch gene encoding methenyltetrahydromethanopterin cyclohydrolase codes for the protein MESLNRMAIELVDEALEYAEELTIGGYDLENDATVLDFGLEFDGGFEAGLLLTEIQTAGLATPSRYLGTVGGAPIPYVELSTDQPALSLLCSQKASWELTTEDFEGLGSGPARALVAREEEFRRVGYTDAFDLTALAVETEQDPTASAAEQVAQLAEVETSSVFLLAYRTSSLVGSVTNAARAAELATFRLAELGYDPVDIVSATGRAPVAPVAGDEQTAIARTNDAIAYGGTAHLTVRADDDVFDAVPSTAADEHGRPFEAIFDDVDWEFADVPSDLFAPAKVAVDVVGGPTYVYGETDEDLLVESFDL
- a CDS encoding NADP-dependent malic enzyme, encoding MGIDEDALEYHRTDPPGKIEISTTKPTNTQRDLSLAYSPGVAAPCLEIDDDETEAYTYTAKGNLVGVVSNGTAVLGLGDIGAQASKPVMEGKGVLFKRFADIDVFDVELDEDDPHKVVEACKMMEPTFGGINLEDIKAPECFTIEERLREEIDIPVFHDDQHGTAIISGAALLNAADIAEKDLEDLEIVFSGAGASAIATAKFYVSLGCREENITMCDSTGIITEARAERGEVNEYKRQFAQDGPEGDLADAMEGADVFVGLSIGGIVSQEMIQSMGDNPIVFAMANPDPEIGYEEAKTARDDDVIMATGRSDYPNQVNNVLGFPFIFRGALDVRATEINEEMKVACAEALAELAREDVPDAVVKAYGDEPLQFGPDYIIPKPVDPRVLFRVAPSIAEAAMDSGAARTEIDLEEYEEELEARLGKSREMMRVILNKAKSDPKTVALAEGENEKMIRAAYQLQEQGIALPILIGDESEIRQTAANLGLDFEPRVADPAVGDYEAYAERLHELRQRKGITRTEAGELIERDSNYFGSIMVEQGDADALLTGLSYHYPSALRPPLQVIGTADDVDYAAGVYLLTFKNRVIFVADATVNQAPDEEVLAEVTKQTGKLARRFDVEPRAALLSYSNFGSVDNEGTRKPRRAASMLQDDPEVDFPVDGEMQADTAVVDDILEGTYGFSELEEPANVLVFPNLESGNIGYKLLQRLGGAEAVGPMLVGMDEPVHVLQRGDEVKDIVNLAAVAVVDAQKK
- a CDS encoding cryptochrome/photolyase family protein: MYHPTVGDSPTYEVGDDEVPWLLGTQLTKQWGPLARAPDGARVLLIEAHGFARRLPYHHHKLTLVFSAMRRFRGRLTEAGYDVIYLEAETFGEALSTFFTDYPETTLVAMRSPSYGSERRFETLVEEAGGECRFVENEGFLSTRAAFDEWADGDDGFTHERFYRWMRRETGILMDDDEPVGGAWNYDEENRKVPPADWDVPPAPTFESDPVTERTAAWVSTEFDTWGRSEDFAWPVTRRQAAIALRHFLEHRLPTFGPYQDAIREDDWAMSHALLSPAVNLGLLHPLEVIEAVEEAFETRPEVGLASAEGCIRQLLGWREFVRHVYRHSMPELATANQLEATHELPDAYWTGETSMACLGGAVDDVHARGYAHHIQRLMVLANFATLWGVEPSQLNEWFHATFVDAYHWVTTPNVVEMGQYGHGIFATKPYVSSANYVDKMSDYCAGCPYDEDATTGEDACPFNTLYWDFLARNEDDLRSNHRMAMLYSHVDRKREADDLEAIRDRVTELRQLADGGKL
- a CDS encoding MFS transporter, which codes for MRWRYRETVLALCTLAFFVTMVGRLAISPVIPDVVETFTVSNATVGLALTGMWLAYGLAQYPSGVLADRHGEKLIILIAVGGSAAAAFAVSITPVFALFFLATVLLGGVAGLHYSVATTLLARTYDNVGTAVGVHNTGATIAGLVTPVAVAAVAVRYGWRPAIAAVAVIGIPAAILFAWKVRPTEPRRPDEPLRERFQLGPVVALLSRPPIAFTLVIAIVGEFAWQGTASFLPTFLIEHRDASTTLAGALFSLYFVVQGVGQIGVGAVSDRVGRDWALAGCMLAGVVGFGLLVTAVDLVAIVVAVTFIGVAMSFGAALMPRFLREFSAEEQNAGFGLVRTVYMIVASMGSVVVGLLADLFGWAVAFGFLGAMLAAVFLALVLNHTLELGY
- a CDS encoding GTPBP1 family GTP-binding protein, with product MSRDRALLERALDRGEQDGGNVEFKERLSRDVHLEGGRRESLAAQLRHRLLSGDGEATYVIGVTDDGGLAGIDPETFSETMDVLSLLAEEAEAHIDDVQTWGIEDGLVGVALVREGGVLETDDEHVVVGTAGHVDHGKSTLVGSLVTGRSDDGDGATRAFLDVQPHEVERGLSADLSYAVYGFDDDGPIHVRNPNRKDDRAAVVEEADRLVSFVDTVGHEPWLRTTIRGLVGQKLDYGLLVVAADDGPTRTTREHLGVLLATELPTIVAITKTDAVTDERVEEVEREVERLLREVEKSPLRVSRHGVDAAIEEIGERVVPVVETSAITMDGLETLDELFDRLPKTSQDTGEFRMYVDRSYSVTGVGAVASGTVMSGEVKAGDELLLGPMPDGRFEEVEVRSIEMHYHRVDQAQAGRIVGIALKGISESAIERGMVLLPRDADPVPVREFEAEVMVLNHPTRIGEGYEPVVHLETIGEAAAFHPEDGRLLPGDTGETTVRFKFRPYLVEEGQKFVFREGRSKGVGTVTDVHPMH
- a CDS encoding DASH family cryptochrome, yielding MNTAVLWFRDDLRLTDNPTLTAALEAVDEVVPVYVVDPQRRRTSRYGPRKLGAHRARFRLESVRDLRESIRTRGGDLLVREGRPAAVVSELAERVDADAVYAQTKPATEERADTEAVRAALPDGTTFHGHWTHTLYHPDDLPTPVGGIDDTFTPWRHEVEDDASVRDPLEPPESIRTPELESGDVPTLADLGLEEPPSDDRAVLAFEGGETAGKRRVERYLWDRDRLKTYKQTRNGLLGADYSSKFSPWLAAGCLSPRWINREVARYERERVANEDTYWLVFELLWRDFFQFQFAKYGGAFFTETGIRDVEKRWRRDRERFRRWADGETGVPFVDANMRELERTGYLSNRGRQNVASFLVDALEVDWRWGAAHFERHLVDYDVASNWGNWAYQAGVGNDSRDGYFDVLWQADRYDPDAEYVTTWLPELEGLPSEYAHWPWRLDDDESRGYGVEPGVDYPRPMIDVEDRFRELDNR
- a CDS encoding heavy-metal-associated domain-containing protein — protein: MERTTLEVAGMACDGCEATVTDALEALDGVSSASADHEADEVHIEHDAAAVDEAALAVAISDAGYETAI